One region of Scophthalmus maximus strain ysfricsl-2021 chromosome 15, ASM2237912v1, whole genome shotgun sequence genomic DNA includes:
- the cfap99 gene encoding cilia- and flagella-associated protein 99 yields the protein MALSYGSLVKEAIVLLDKFSAGRQCLDDFIEDASKDLQNMDAPQKKFILDVVSGCGEHKNVLDVVVNVFYGQKGRWLSRGDRSQFVIICYLATFVLHDIGLQHFSNIVKSLDGKKMYMFLNFFFTNLTIWIQEEWNNIYDAAYVEEQWIGPLLRWRPDIDVLMGQLSVRITGGSRVKKAPIKTTEPQEFCLTKPKPRPLPMPELIPQQEKCKPVPNSTYNAPKEAQTIEEIKQKNHQKTEELLYEANVKQFRCGNPQKSEHSKRVMSQIKEDRDAKLQFNSFQSSGLPPSNKTSNWSTKLNSAAILRQGALYNRQVEEELQRLDRLAKGEFGASSFLQWQQEMREKDLLEELVKIEHRHRDGCISYKEAAMARTHLMERKQKTAQLKKEETAQLMRRYAEELLQEEKELRDLVQQVAEGHKNSKAAKEKLHEFKQSIVKEVAEQSRALLRQALEEAQAELSRKFEIIREIRAIESIPHSRVNDFDDTETARHQLLGEMSLAELKERLALLKDVQQTEQQGKREQILEEKQSKKQLLLEQMDTINLRTRALAQATAVRKEERKTRLQQTVSLRQTVLKDPTLMAQQKKLEEQQKEWQRLKQIKSNKAKTAEHTKVQAGTHNKEKEKEKSWDAMELRLERFIQKL from the exons ATGGCATTAAGCTATGGATCACTTGTCAAGGAGGCCATTGTGTTGCTCGATAAGTTCAGCGCTGGCAGACAGTGTTTGGATGACTTCATAGAAGATGCTTCTAAAGATCTGCAG aacatgGATGCCCCGCAGAAGAAGTTCATACTTGATGTTGTATCTGGATGTGGTGAGCACAAAAATGTACTGGACGTAGTTGTCAATGTCTTCTATGGCCAGAAGGGGAGATGGTTATCCAGAGGTGATCGCAGCCAGTTTGTCA TTATCTGTTACCTCGCCACGTTCGTCCTTCATGACATTGGGCTTCAGCATTTTAGCAACATTGTCAAATCGCTGGACGGCAAGAAGATGTACATG ttCCTGAATTTCTTCTTCACAAATCTCACCATTTGGATACAAGAGGAGTGGAATAATATCTACGATGCTGCCTATGTGGAGGAACAATGGATTGGCCCTCTGCTAAG GTGGCGCCCTGATATTGATGTTCTCATGGGTCAGCTTTCTGTTCGAATAACTGGTGGGAGTCGGGTCAAGAAAGCTCCAATCAAAACCACTGAGCCGCAGGAGTTCTGTCTCACCAAACCCAAACCTCGACCTCTGCCTATGCCTGAGCTCATCCCACAGCAGGAAAAATGCAAACCA GTACCAAACAGCACATACAATGCTCCAAAGGAAGCGCAGACCATAGAGGAGATAAAACAGAAGAATCATCAAAAGACTGAG GAACTTCTGTATGAGGCAAATGTGAAACAGTTCAGATGTGGGAATCCACAGAAGTCGGAACACAGCAAG CGAGTGATGTCCCAGATTAAAGAAGACCGCGATGCGAAGCTTCagttcaattcatttcaatccTCTGGACTTCCCCCCAGTAATAAG ACCAGCAACTGGTCCACCAAGCTCAACAGTGCAGCCATCCTGAGGCAGGGGGCACTGTATAACcgtcaggtggaggaggagctgcagag GTTGGATCGTTTGGCGAAAGGGGAATTCGGGGCCTCCTCTTTCCTGCAGTGGCAACAGGAAATGCGTGAGAAGGACCTTCTGGAGGAGCTTGTCAAGATTGAGCACAGGCATCGGGATGGATGCATCAGTTATAAGGAGGCAGCCATGGCCCGCACGCACTTAATGGAGCGCAAGCAGAAGACTGCTCAGCTCAAGAAAGAAGAG ACTGCTCAGCTGATGCGGAGATATGCTGAGGAACTgttacaggaagaaaaagaactgaGAGACTTGGTGCAACAAGTGGCAGAAGGACACAAGAACTCGAAAGCGGCTAAAGAGAAGTTACACGAATTCAAGCAAAGTATAG TGAAAGAAGTTGCGGAGCAAAGTCGAGCGCTCCTACGACAAGCACTTGAGGAAGCACAGGCAGAACTGAGTAGAAAATTTGAAATCATCCGTGAAATCCGCGCCATTGAGTCTATTCCTCACAGTAGGGTCAATGACTTTGACGACACAGAG ACTGCGCGCCACCAGCTCCTGGGAGAGATGTCCCTGGCCGAGCTGAAAGAGCGGCTGGCCCTTCTGAAGGATGTCCAGCAAACGGAGCAGCAGGGGAAACGGGAGCAAATtctggaggagaagcagagcaagaagcagctgctgctggagcagatGGACACCATCAACCTCCGCACGAGGGCACTGGCACAGGCTACTGCCGTCAG gaaagaggagaggaaaaccaGGTTGCAGCAGACAGTCAGCTTGCGGCAGACAGTCTTAAAGGATCCGACGCTTATGGCTCAGCAGAAGAAGCTTGAGGAACAACAGAAGGAGTGGCAAAGACTGAAGCAAATCAAAAGTAACAAGGCAAAAACCGCTGAACACACAAAAGTGCAAGCAGGGACACACAACAAA gagaaggagaaggagaaaagctGGGATGCAATGGAGCTGAGATTAGAGCGCTTTATCCAGAAGTTGTAG
- the si:dkey-21a6.5 gene encoding laminin subunit gamma-2 → MWRMECRGLLPVLAAACFIGLVGSQTTLTPAVIDTTPVENVTSLTLTPVILSSTTPGCFAFNTSTCEPCAPGSQYDNNTLLCACCSDPGLCLFPGACLACTRGFYQPLAGQQQCLPCSKGFYTNFTGSPLCHPCPSGSFNNNTGLDSCTSCSPGFFSSQVSSTSCSPCALGSFCNASGCSHCQICPGGKEALQTAAKDCTPCRPGMHKASHQTMCQICGSGSFQIHWGQESCDVCPENHYCPSPDVNPILCPSDAFCPEGSLSPGYCMETFFRKAGDTCELAPVTIALLVIGGGVALLFIILMILRRRRDTDGELAVARAPLLCKERPQGRYYGIPCDAEPVYAGW, encoded by the exons ATGTGGAGGATGGAGTGTCGGGGACTTCTGCCTGTATTAGCCGCCGCTTGTTTCATAG GCCTGGTGGGAAGCCAGACCACACTTACCCCTGCTGTGATTGACACCACTCCTGTCGAGAATGTGACcagtctgactctgactccCGTGATTCTCAGCAGCACGACCCCGGGCTGCTTTGCGTTCAACACTTCGACTTGTGAGCCTTGTGCACCGGGATCACAATACGACAACA acACCCTGCTGTGTGCGTGCTGTTCAGACCCTGGGCTGTGTCTATTTCCTGGAGCCTGTCTGGCATGCACCAGAGGTTTCTATCAGCCACTTGCAGGACAGCAGCAGTGTCTGCCCTGCAGCAAGGGCTTCTACACAAA tTTCACTGGAAGTCCATTATGTCACCCCTGTCCTTCTGGATCCTTCAACAATAATACTGGTCTAGACAGCTGCACAAGTTGTTCACCAG gtTTCTTTTCATCACAGGTCAGTTCCACTTCGTGTTCACCATGTGCGCTGGGAAGTTTTTGCAA CGCCTCTGGTTGTTCACATTGCCAGATTTGCCCTGGAGGAAAAGAGGCTCTACAGACCGCTGCTAAAGACTGCACACCATGTCGGCCAG GCATGCACAAGGCTTCCCATCAGACTATGTGTCAAATCTGCGGCAGTGGCTCCTTCCAGATCCACTGGGGCCAGGAAAGCTGTGATGTCTGCCCAGAGAATCACTACTGCCCT AGTCCAGATGTGAACCCCATTCTGTGTCCAAGTGATGCCTTTTGTCCGGAGGGCAGCTTGTCTCCAGGCTACTGCATGGAGACCTTCTTCCGCAAAGCAGGGGATACTTGTGAATTGGCTCCTGTCACTATTGCTCTATTAGTTATTGGGGGTGGAG TGGCCTTGCtcttcatcattttaatgattCTGCGTCGACGGAGAGACACTGATGGAGAGCTGGCCGTAGCTCGAGCGCCATTGCTATGCAAAGAGCGACCTCAAGGTCGATACTATGGGATCCCCTGTGATGCAGAACCTGTATATGCTGGCTGGTGA